A part of Larkinella insperata genomic DNA contains:
- a CDS encoding SusC/RagA family TonB-linked outer membrane protein, with protein sequence MSKCLTGFWLLCVLFALPALAQDRTVTGKVTSADDGSALPGVSIQLKGTSRGTTTDSEGNYSLTNVPASARLVFSFIGTATQEIEAGNQTTINVQLKSDASQLTEVVVTAQGIERDRRSLGYSTQDVRGEAIAQRSEPNVLNALQGKLAGVNITSSSGAPGASTNINIRGITSFNGSNQPLIVVDGIIFSNDLNQSENTLFGSQPANRLSDINPESIESINVLKGPAAAVLYGSRASAGAIVITTKTGRNMKGKTEVTVNSSFNVQNVYGLANLQNEYGQGTQNNYVNNTANSWGPRFGGPITQVVNTQGETVPYQAYPNNVRDFYRQGSILQNSFNIASGDERRNFILAVGNTAQQGVIPNTRFNRTNVQVGGESRLNNGIKVNGTVTYVQTVQRGVPGGNGGSAFGQLTRIPRSYDLVGRPYADEQGNSIYYSLTQNHPLWSAYNETLQGQVDRVFGNIQIGYDVTKWLNISYRATADTYTDRRKFVAAIGAARSPAGEIREDIFFRSELNGDLIITAQKDNLFLEGLNATLLLGNNLNQRKTQNPTIVSQQLTIPGFYNVSNGSVFSSSTESSTMRRLAGYYGQLSLAYQNYLFLELTGRVDQSSTLPKANNTYFYPSAAVSFVPTDAFKLNSDVLSYAKVRASIARVGRDADPYLLNTLYVPASYGNNSASLTFPITVGGAPLLGFGINNQIGNNNLTPEFIRSYEFGLNLGLFRNRASIDFAYFDSRSTNQIFNASVSNSSGYDTRTVNVGSMRNRGIELVLNTTPVRLANGFKWDLVLNFTRIRNKVEEIAPGVTQSPITGDAFIGINPSIVLGQPYGVIVGTANARSPQGEYLINPNTGLFVPGIAGQVIANPNPNWTAGLTNTFGYKGLSLSVLVDTRQGGQLYSFGAIDLRGQGHLEVTGIDRDQPRVLPGVIEVTNTDGSKSYVPNNIQVSAQTYWANLGGLASEAAVFDATVYRLREVALTYSLPTRLIGKTPFGGISVGISGRNLYYFAPNYYMDPEVNTQGAGNIQGLDLNGAPNTRNYGVNLRFTF encoded by the coding sequence ATGAGCAAATGTTTAACTGGATTCTGGCTTCTGTGCGTGCTTTTTGCCCTGCCCGCCTTGGCCCAGGATCGGACGGTGACGGGTAAGGTCACCTCCGCCGACGACGGCTCTGCTCTCCCTGGGGTGAGCATCCAACTGAAAGGTACCAGCCGGGGTACCACAACTGATTCCGAGGGAAATTACAGCCTGACGAATGTACCAGCCAGCGCCCGGCTGGTTTTTAGCTTCATCGGAACCGCTACGCAGGAAATCGAAGCGGGGAATCAAACGACCATCAATGTGCAGCTTAAATCGGACGCCAGCCAGCTGACCGAAGTGGTGGTAACGGCCCAGGGCATCGAACGGGACCGGCGTTCGTTGGGGTATTCAACGCAGGATGTGCGGGGTGAGGCCATCGCCCAGCGCTCGGAACCCAACGTGCTGAATGCCCTCCAGGGTAAACTGGCCGGGGTAAACATCACGTCCTCCAGCGGTGCGCCGGGCGCTTCCACGAACATCAACATCCGGGGTATTACGTCATTCAACGGGAGCAACCAGCCGCTGATCGTGGTCGACGGTATTATTTTCAGCAACGATCTGAACCAGTCCGAAAATACCCTGTTTGGTTCGCAACCCGCCAACCGGCTTTCCGACATCAACCCCGAAAGCATCGAATCGATCAACGTCCTGAAAGGCCCGGCGGCTGCGGTGCTGTACGGTTCGCGGGCGTCGGCGGGGGCCATTGTCATCACCACCAAAACGGGCCGGAACATGAAGGGCAAGACGGAGGTTACGGTGAACTCTTCGTTTAACGTCCAGAATGTTTACGGTCTGGCGAATCTGCAAAATGAGTACGGCCAGGGTACGCAGAACAACTACGTCAACAACACGGCCAACTCCTGGGGACCCCGTTTTGGCGGTCCGATCACGCAGGTGGTAAACACCCAGGGCGAAACCGTTCCCTATCAGGCGTATCCCAACAACGTCCGGGATTTTTACCGTCAGGGAAGCATCCTGCAAAACTCGTTTAACATTGCGTCGGGCGACGAACGCCGGAACTTCATTCTGGCCGTGGGTAATACCGCGCAGCAAGGGGTTATCCCAAATACGAGATTCAACCGGACCAACGTGCAGGTCGGCGGGGAATCGCGGTTGAATAACGGGATCAAAGTTAACGGTACGGTAACCTACGTGCAGACCGTTCAGCGGGGCGTTCCGGGTGGAAATGGCGGTAGCGCCTTCGGGCAGCTTACCCGTATTCCGCGCAGTTATGATCTGGTGGGTCGTCCGTACGCTGACGAGCAGGGAAACAGCATTTATTACAGCTTAACCCAAAACCACCCCTTGTGGAGCGCTTACAACGAAACGTTGCAGGGCCAGGTCGACCGGGTTTTCGGCAACATCCAGATTGGCTACGACGTCACCAAATGGCTGAACATTTCGTACCGGGCAACGGCCGACACCTACACCGACCGGCGGAAATTTGTGGCCGCTATCGGAGCCGCCCGCTCACCGGCGGGTGAAATCCGGGAAGATATATTTTTCCGTTCGGAGCTGAACGGCGACCTGATCATCACGGCCCAGAAAGACAACCTGTTTCTGGAAGGATTGAACGCCACGCTTTTGCTGGGCAACAACCTGAATCAGCGTAAAACGCAGAACCCCACGATCGTCAGCCAGCAATTGACCATACCCGGTTTCTACAACGTCAGCAACGGATCGGTTTTTTCGTCCAGCACCGAGTCGAGCACCATGCGCCGGCTGGCCGGTTATTACGGTCAGCTTTCGCTGGCTTACCAGAACTACCTGTTTCTGGAGCTGACGGGCCGGGTCGATCAGTCATCGACGCTGCCGAAAGCCAACAACACCTATTTTTACCCCTCGGCGGCCGTCAGTTTTGTTCCCACTGATGCCTTTAAGCTGAATTCGGACGTGCTGTCTTACGCCAAAGTGCGGGCCAGCATTGCCCGGGTGGGACGCGATGCCGACCCTTATTTGCTCAATACGCTTTATGTTCCCGCTTCGTACGGCAACAACTCCGCCAGCCTGACGTTTCCGATTACGGTCGGGGGCGCTCCCCTGCTGGGTTTCGGCATCAACAACCAGATTGGCAACAACAACCTGACACCGGAGTTTATTCGCTCTTACGAATTCGGGCTCAATCTGGGGTTGTTCCGCAACCGGGCAAGTATTGATTTTGCTTATTTCGACAGCCGGAGCACCAACCAGATTTTCAACGCTTCGGTATCCAATTCCAGCGGTTACGACACCCGGACGGTCAACGTCGGTTCGATGCGCAACCGCGGTATTGAACTGGTGCTCAACACCACGCCGGTTCGGCTCGCCAACGGTTTCAAATGGGACCTGGTCCTGAACTTCACCCGGATTCGCAACAAAGTGGAGGAAATCGCGCCGGGGGTTACCCAATCGCCCATTACCGGTGATGCGTTTATTGGCATCAACCCATCTATCGTACTGGGGCAGCCCTACGGGGTGATTGTCGGAACGGCCAACGCCCGCAGCCCGCAGGGGGAATACCTGATCAATCCCAATACCGGTCTGTTCGTGCCGGGGATTGCGGGGCAGGTCATTGCCAACCCCAACCCGAACTGGACCGCCGGTTTGACAAATACCTTCGGTTACAAGGGATTGTCGCTTTCGGTGCTGGTGGATACGCGTCAGGGGGGCCAGCTTTATTCGTTCGGCGCCATCGATTTACGGGGTCAGGGACACCTGGAGGTTACGGGCATCGACCGGGATCAGCCACGCGTTCTGCCGGGGGTGATTGAAGTTACCAACACCGACGGTTCTAAATCGTACGTTCCCAACAACATCCAGGTGAGTGCGCAAACCTACTGGGCCAACCTCGGCGGGCTGGCGTCCGAAGCCGCCGTGTTCGACGCAACGGTTTACCGGCTTCGCGAAGTAGCCCTGACGTACAGCCTGCCCACCCGGTTAATCGGCAAAACGCCTTTCGGGGGCATTTCGGTGGGCATCAGCGGCCGCAACCTCTACTACTTCGCACCCAATTATTACATGGACCCGGAGGTCAATACGCAAGGGGCTGGAAACATTCAGGGGCTTGACCTGAACGGCGCGCCCAACACCCGGAATTACGGGGTCAATCTGCGGTTTACGTTTTAA